From the genome of Bradyrhizobium sp. ORS 278:
CTCCCGACGCCGCGGCTCGCTTGATCGCGGCGATCACGCGCAGCGTGTTCAGGCCCTCGCGACCGCTGACCACCGGAGCGGCCGTGCCGCGGATGACCGCGCAGAAATTCCCAATCTGCCGGGCGAGCGGCTCCTGCATGTCATAGCTGAGCCGCTCGCGCGCGATCGGTGCCCACCAGCTCGCCGCATCCGGATGATGCCACAGGTCGAGCTGCGGGATCGCGAGCGACCCCTTCGTGCCGCCGATCTGGTAGCAGCTTTCCTGCGTCCGGCTGTAGGCCGGGTTCTCGCCACTGGTGAACTCGTAGCTCCAGGGCGCCTGCACCGTATCGGACACGCTGAACGTGCCGAGCGCGCCGGACTCGAAGTGCAGGATCATCGCCGCCGTATCCTCGACGGCATGGCCGCGGACCTGGTTGGACTGTGCCGCCTGCACTGCGACGATGTCGCCGCAGAGATAGCGTAGCAAATCGATGTCGTGGCTGAGATTGATCAGCACCGGGCCGGCGCCGGCCTCGCGGCGCCAGGCCGGCGCGAAATAATCGTGCGGCTTGATCAGCCAGAATACGCCATGGATGGCGACGATCCGGCCGAGACGGCCGGTGTCGATCTCGGCCTTGGCGCGCTGGATCATCGGATTGTGGCGGCGGTGATGACCGGTCAGGAGCGGCACGCCGGCGCGTTCGAAGGCCTCGACCAGTGTCTGCGCCGCTGCGACGTCATCGGCCAGGGGCTTCTCGATCAGCGCCGGCAGTCCCGCGGCCAGGCAGGCCATGCCGTTGGCGACGTGCAGCTGGTTCGGCGTGGCGATGACCACGCCGTCGGGCCGGTGCTCGGCCGGAAGCGCGTCAAGCGACGAATAACAGCGGACGCCGCGCGCTTGCGCAAGCTCGTTGGCGGCGGGCGCCGGATCGATGATCGCCGTCAGCACCGCTTCCGGACAGGCGTCGATCTGCTCGATGTGACGCCGGCCGATGAGACCCGCTCCGGCGACGGCCAAACGGACAGGGAGACTGATCAATGGCCGGCCTTGCCCTCGTCGAGCAGCCTGGCGACCCGCCGGAGCGCGAGCTGATAGCCCTGGGTGCCGAAGCCCGCCATGACACCGTCGGCGCGCTTGGAGACGAAGGAGTGGTGACGGAATTCCTCGCGCTTGTGCACGTTGGAAATGTGGACCTCGATGACCGTCCCGTCGAACGCGTTGAGCGCATCGAGGATCGCGACCGATGTATGAGTGAACGCGCCGGGATTGATGACGATGCCGCCGGCGGTCTCGCGCGCCTCATGGATCCAGTCGATCAGCTCGTATTCGCGGTTCGACTGGTGGAAGCGGATCTCGAGCCCGAGCTCTGCCGCCAACGCCCTGCAGTCCCGCTCCACGTCGGCCATGGTCTCACGGCCGTAGATCTCGGGCTGACGCTTGCCGAGCAGGTTGAGGTTGGGCCCGTTGAGAACGTAGACGAGGCTGCTCATGGGAGAACTCCAGTTCGGGATGCGCTGCACCTGCGCGACGCCGTCGGCACGTGCTTGCCATGAAGCGCGCGCCTTTGGCAACCGCGGAGCCCCTTTTCGGCAAAAGCCGCCCGAGGGAGAAGCCTGGTGCCTGCGCCTGGCCCGTCGCCGGCATGCCTTGACGCGGATCAAGGCGGGGTGTTGTAGTCGTCTCAATATGACGCCAAGACCCGCGGGACGGCTGCCGACCGCAGGGGCAGGGGAGAGAGCCGGAGGAGGGAGATGGGGCGTTCGCCCGGAAAATCCCATTCGGACCGCGTGCTCGACGTCGTCGCCAAGGGGGCGCCGGCGGTTTCGGCGTTGGCGGCGTCCTGGCGCCGCTCCGGTCATCTCCACGCGCTCGATCCCGCCACCCACGCGCCATCCTGCCGACTGACGGCAGCCGAGATTGCCGAGGCGCGCGAGCGGCTCGGGCGGCTGCTCGCGATCGCGCAAGCAAGCCTCGACCGGCTGTTTCTTGCCGTCGGCGGCGTCGGGTGCTCGGTGCTGCTGGCCGATGCCGACGGCACCGTGGTCGACCGGCGCGGCGCGCGCGGCGACGATTCGACCTTCGATTCCTGGGGGCTGTGGATCGGCGCGGTGTGGAGCGAGCGGCACGAAGGCACCAACGCGATCGGCACCTGCCTGGTCGAGAAGCGGCCGCTGACCATCGACCGCGATCAGCACTATCTCACCCGCAATGCCAGGCTGTTCTGCACGACGGCGCCGATCTTCGACGAGCATGGCCAGCTCAAGGCAGCGCTCGACGTCTCATCCTGCCGCGCCGATCTCACCGAAGGCTTCGGCCGGCTGATCGCGACCACCGTCGCCGATGCCGCGCGCCTGATCGAGGCGGAGAATTTCCGCCAGGCCTTTCCGCACGCGCGCATCGTGCTGACGCCGGACAGCGAGCGCGACATCAACTCGATGCTCGCGGTCGACGGCAACGATCTTGTCGTCGGCGCCACCCGCGCGGCGCGTCGGGCGCTCGGCCTGTCGGCCTCGGCGCTGGCGCGTCCGGTGCCGGCCGGCGACCTGATCAAGGGCGTGCCCGCGGCGGGTGACGACATCGATGCCGCCGAGCGCGCGGTTTTGAAGCGCGCCCTGGCGCGCGCTGGCGGCAACGTGTCGAGGGCCGCCAAGGAGCTCGACATGTCCAGGGCCACCTTGCATCGGAAGATGAAGCGGCTCGGGCTGGAGCGCTGAGCGCGGCGCAATCCGCAATCCGGCGTCGAGCTGTCGCAGAACTGCGACACTTCCGGCGACGCGCCGCCGCCGCCTACTGGTCTGCAAACCCGGTTTGAACGAGCCTCTCTCCAACGCCGTGTGCATCGGCGTGAATGGGAGAGACAGATGACCAAGGTCGACGTCAATGCGGCGTTCCAGCCGCCTTTCGCTGCGCGTTACGACAACTTCATCGGCGGCGCCTGGAAGGCCCCGAGCGCCGGCAAATATTTTGACAACATCTCGCCGATCACCGGCCAGCCGGTCTGTCAGATCGCACGCTCCGATGCCTCCGACATCGAGGCTGCGCTCGACGCCGCGCACGCCGCCAAGGATGGCTGGGCGCGCACAAGCGTCACCGAGCGCGCGCTGATCCTCAACCGGATCGCTGATCGCATGGAAGCCAATCTCGCCAAGCTCGCATTGGCCGAGACTTGGGACAACGGCAAGCCGATCCGCGAGACCACGGCGGCCGACATTCCGCTCGCGATTGATCATTTCCGCTATTTTGCCGGCGTCATCCGCGGACAGGAAGGCTCGATCGCCGAGATCGATCACGATACTATCGCCTATCACTTCCACGAGCCGCTCGGCGTCGTCGGCCAGATCATTCCCTGGAATTTTCCGATCCTGATGGCGGCGTGGAAGCTCGCGCCGGCGCTGGCCGCGGGCAATTGCGTCGTGATGAAACCGGCGGAGCAGACCCCGGCCTCGATCATGGTGTGGATGGAGATCATCGGTGATCTGCTGCCGGCGGGCGTGCTCAACGTCGTCAACGGCTTCGGCCTCGAGGCCGGCAAGCCTCTGGCTTCGTCACCCCGCATCGCCAAGATCGCCTTCACCGGCGAGACCTCGACGGGGCGGCTGATCATGCAATACGCCTCGCAGAACCTGATCCCTGTGACGCTCGAGCTCGGCGGCAAGTCGCCGAACATCTTCTTCAAGGATGTCTGCGCCGAGGATGACGACTTCCTCGACAAGGCGATCGAAGGCTTCGTGATGTTCGCGCTCAACCAGGGCGAGGTCTGCACCTGTCCGAGCCGCGCGCTGATCCATGAGTCGATCTATGAGCGCTTCATGGAGCGCGCGCTAAAGCGCGTCGGCGCGATCGTGCAGGGCAGCCCGCTCGATCCGGCGACCATGATCGGCGCGCAAGCCTCGTCCGAGCAGCTCGACAAGATCCTGTCCTACATCGCCATCGGCAGGAACGAGGGCGCGCAGCTCTTGATCGGCGGCGAGCGCAATCTGCTCGGCGGCGAGCTCGCCGGCGGCTACTACGTCAAGCCGACGGTGTTCAAGGGGCACAACAAGATGCGCGTATTCCAGGAGGAGATCTTCGGGCCCGTCGTCTCGGTCACGACCTTCAAGACCGAGGACGAAGCCTTGTCGATCGCCAACGACACGCTCTATGGCCTCGGGGCCGGCGTGTGGAGCCGCGACGCCAACACCTGCTATCGCTTCGGCCGTGCCATCCAGGCCGGCCGCGTCTGGACCAACTGCTACCATGCCTATCCGGCGCATGCCGCGTTCGGCGGCTACAAGCAGTCGGGCGTGGGCCGCGAGACCCACAAGGTCATGCTCGACCACTACCAGCAGACCAAGAACATGCTGGTCAGCTACAGCCCGAAGAAGCTCGGCTTCTTCTAGAGGCTGGGGCGGGGCCGGTCGGGCATGAGCGCCCCGGCCGGCCCGTGCGCCAGCCCATGTCGGCGCAGCCATCGTCATTGACGAACGCAGTTTTGTGCTCGTCTCTTGCCCGCGTCGTCATGGCCGGGCCTGTCCCGGCCATCCACGTCGTCCGACTTTCCGAGAACGGCGTGGATGCCCGGGACAGGCCCGGGCATGACGGAGCAACTAATAAGTAGGATCGTCCGCTGGGACAGCTCTGCATCTCCAGATGCGGTAGTGGCGCATCTCGACGGGGCGCCCTGCGGCTTCCAACCTGCTAGTCCAGTTGCGCCAGCAGGGCCTCGCGCGCCTCGGATATGCGCCGGTAGAGCTCGTTGCTGCCGCCGGCATCGGGGTGCGCTGATTTGGCGAGCCTCCTGAAGCCCGCGTTGATCTCCATCGCCGTCAGGCGGCCCTGCAGCGGCAGGTTGAGCAGCGCGCGATAGGCTTCGTCATCTTCGTCCCGTGAGAGCTGATCGAGCAAGGCGCGCCTCGCCGCGCGTGCCGCAATGCGCAAGCCGTCCTGATCCTCGCGCCAGCGCTGCTGCGACATCACGAGGCAGGCGCCGAACGAGATCTGGCCGTGCGTCTCCAACTCGTCGAGGCTGAACGGCCCGACGACGTCATAGGGCGGCGCGAGCGATGCCAGCCGGCCGGCCGCCCCGTCGACAATCGGGCCGAGCCGGACCGTATCGACGATGCCCATCGACCCGTTCCAGATCACCCATTCCCCGGCGCTCGTCATGCGGCCACTCGTATCGATGCGGCGTTTGTCCGCGCTCCTCGCTTCGCGCGCCGACGTCAGGCTGGCGTCCGCGCCGGCTTCACCGGGCCGACATCGACCTGGATCTCGCCACCTTCGATCTGCAGCGGATAGGAATGCAGCGCATTGCGCACGAGATGCGTGATGCATTTTGCCGCTCGTGCTGTCGAAGCCCCATTGATGGTGCGGACAGGTGATGGTCTTGCCGTCGAAAGTGGCTTCGGTCAGCGGCACGTCGGCATGCGGACAACGTCCGCGCCATGCCGTCAGCGCGCCGCCGTCCGGCCAGAGCAGCAGCACGCTTTTCTTGCCGACCTGGAACAGGCCCATGCCGCCTTCGGAGATGGCGCTTGTCGGACAGACTGCGGTGAAAGCCATCGGATCGCCTATTGATGATGCCGTTGGACTTGCTCTCGCAATTTCCGGACCAGCGGATTCGGACGCAAACCGACGACTCATTGTCGCAAACCCGACAAGCAGTCGATGCGAACTAATGACGGCCGAGCGCAGCCAAGAACTCCGCCTGCGGAATGAACAGGCCCTGGGCGCGGACCAGGCCACGGCCGAGATCGCACAGCAGGTCGCCCTTGCCGAACAGGCTCTCGGCGCCGGGTTCATCCAGCACGATCTGCGCATTCACGGCATTGGCGACCTTCAGGCAGACCTTGAGCGGCAGGTTGGATTTGATCAGTCCGGTGACGACCGCGCGATCGGGACGCTGGGTCGCCAGCACCAGATGGATGCCGGCGGCACGGCCCTTGCCGGCGATGCGCGCGACCAGCGCCTCGAACTCCTTCTTGTCGTCGCGACCGGCCAGGATCAAATCGGCGAACTCGTCGAAGATCAGCACCAGGAAGGGCAGGTCGGTCTTGCCCGCCTTGATGTAGTCGTCGAGATTGACGACGCCCGCGCCGTTCAGGATCTGATAGCGCGCATCCATCTCCTTGACGGCGTCGCGCAGGATTCTCAGCGCCTCGCCAAGCGTGGTCGCGACGGGGCGCCACAGATAGGGACTGCCGCCGACGCCGGAGAAGGTCAGGATCTTCGGATCGATCAGCGCGATCTTGACCTGCTCGGGCGAGCCGCGTAGCAGCATGCTGGCGACCATGGCCTTGAGCCATTCGCTCTTGCCGCTTCCGGTGGAGCCGGCGACCAGCGCGTGACAGGTGTTGGGATCGGCGAAATCGGCGATGATCGGGTTGCCTTCAACGTCGATGCCGACGGGGAAGCTCACGGTGCTCTTCAGGGCGGATGCGAGCGGCCCGGCCAGCGCGTCCTTCAGCAGGCACGGCTTCGGATCAGGCCGCGGCAGATCGAGAATGACGAAGCCTTTGCCGGCCTTGATCAGCGGCGGCTCGGCGAGGTCGAGCTTGACCTGCAGGTCGGCAGCGCGGTTGGCGAGCGAGGCGACCTTCACGCCGGGACCCGGCGTGAGCCGTAGCCGGATCAATTGCGGTCCCTCGATGACGTCGGCGCAGTCGACGGCGAGATTGAAACTGCTGAAAGCCTCGACGACGGCCTTGCCGAGCGGGTTCGCGCCAGGCCGCAGCGCAGGCGCGCCTGCTTCGACGGGCGTTGGCGGGACCGCTCGTGTATCGGGTGTCGCGGCCGCGGAACGCGACGGCGTGACGGCCGTGTCGTCGAACATCTCCCGCAGTACCGGATCGACCATGCCGGTGAAGATGTCCTTCAACTCCTCCGGAGCGACCGAGACCTCCTGGAAGTCCGGCAGATAGTACTCCAGCGTTCCTGCGAATTCGCAGCCTGGCCGCCAGATCGGCAACAGGTGCGCATAGATCGAAAGCTGCACCAGATCGGCCTTCTGCCGCGCGCCCTGGCTGAGCTTGTAGTCGACGACCTCGAGATGCTGCTCAGGATGGATGCGGATGGCATCGACGCGGCCGCGGATTTCCACGACGGTGTTGCCGACCGGCACGGGAATACGCGCCAGATTCTGCTCGGCACCGACGAAGACGTCCTGCCAGTTCTCGAAATGGCGCGTCCGTGCCCGCAGCGCGATCAGCCGGGCGCAGAAGCGGCGCATCCGCTCGGTGAAGACCGCAGCGTCCTCGCCGCGGCCGGCTTCGAACAATTTATCGGTGAGGGCCTGCAGCGAATTCGCCCAGAGATGATCGACCAGCGCATCG
Proteins encoded in this window:
- the aroQ gene encoding type II 3-dehydroquinate dehydratase — translated: MSSLVYVLNGPNLNLLGKRQPEIYGRETMADVERDCRALAAELGLEIRFHQSNREYELIDWIHEARETAGGIVINPGAFTHTSVAILDALNAFDGTVIEVHISNVHKREEFRHHSFVSKRADGVMAGFGTQGYQLALRRVARLLDEGKAGH
- a CDS encoding Gfo/Idh/MocA family protein; its protein translation is MSLPVRLAVAGAGLIGRRHIEQIDACPEAVLTAIIDPAPAANELAQARGVRCYSSLDALPAEHRPDGVVIATPNQLHVANGMACLAAGLPALIEKPLADDVAAAQTLVEAFERAGVPLLTGHHRRHNPMIQRAKAEIDTGRLGRIVAIHGVFWLIKPHDYFAPAWRREAGAGPVLINLSHDIDLLRYLCGDIVAVQAAQSNQVRGHAVEDTAAMILHFESGALGTFSVSDTVQAPWSYEFTSGENPAYSRTQESCYQIGGTKGSLAIPQLDLWHHPDAASWWAPIARERLSYDMQEPLARQIGNFCAVIRGTAAPVVSGREGLNTLRVIAAIKRAAASGARETV
- a CDS encoding DNA translocase FtsK, whose product is MAHHSITATELTFAVLDPDWRARWLRGEKPSTKSFAPVGTVRAMGVTFHKEVEKLVGWLTARGSLRAASRIDTVDALVDHLWANSLQALTDKLFEAGRGEDAAVFTERMRRFCARLIALRARTRHFENWQDVFVGAEQNLARIPVPVGNTVVEIRGRVDAIRIHPEQHLEVVDYKLSQGARQKADLVQLSIYAHLLPIWRPGCEFAGTLEYYLPDFQEVSVAPEELKDIFTGMVDPVLREMFDDTAVTPSRSAAATPDTRAVPPTPVEAGAPALRPGANPLGKAVVEAFSSFNLAVDCADVIEGPQLIRLRLTPGPGVKVASLANRAADLQVKLDLAEPPLIKAGKGFVILDLPRPDPKPCLLKDALAGPLASALKSTVSFPVGIDVEGNPIIADFADPNTCHALVAGSTGSGKSEWLKAMVASMLLRGSPEQVKIALIDPKILTFSGVGGSPYLWRPVATTLGEALRILRDAVKEMDARYQILNGAGVVNLDDYIKAGKTDLPFLVLIFDEFADLILAGRDDKKEFEALVARIAGKGRAAGIHLVLATQRPDRAVVTGLIKSNLPLKVCLKVANAVNAQIVLDEPGAESLFGKGDLLCDLGRGLVRAQGLFIPQAEFLAALGRH
- a CDS encoding molecular chaperone DnaJ, with translation MTSAGEWVIWNGSMGIVDTVRLGPIVDGAAGRLASLAPPYDVVGPFSLDELETHGQISFGACLVMSQQRWREDQDGLRIAARAARRALLDQLSRDEDDEAYRALLNLPLQGRLTAMEINAGFRRLAKSAHPDAGGSNELYRRISEAREALLAQLD
- the adh gene encoding aldehyde dehydrogenase, which gives rise to MTKVDVNAAFQPPFAARYDNFIGGAWKAPSAGKYFDNISPITGQPVCQIARSDASDIEAALDAAHAAKDGWARTSVTERALILNRIADRMEANLAKLALAETWDNGKPIRETTAADIPLAIDHFRYFAGVIRGQEGSIAEIDHDTIAYHFHEPLGVVGQIIPWNFPILMAAWKLAPALAAGNCVVMKPAEQTPASIMVWMEIIGDLLPAGVLNVVNGFGLEAGKPLASSPRIAKIAFTGETSTGRLIMQYASQNLIPVTLELGGKSPNIFFKDVCAEDDDFLDKAIEGFVMFALNQGEVCTCPSRALIHESIYERFMERALKRVGAIVQGSPLDPATMIGAQASSEQLDKILSYIAIGRNEGAQLLIGGERNLLGGELAGGYYVKPTVFKGHNKMRVFQEEIFGPVVSVTTFKTEDEALSIANDTLYGLGAGVWSRDANTCYRFGRAIQAGRVWTNCYHAYPAHAAFGGYKQSGVGRETHKVMLDHYQQTKNMLVSYSPKKLGFF
- a CDS encoding helix-turn-helix domain-containing protein → MGRSPGKSHSDRVLDVVAKGAPAVSALAASWRRSGHLHALDPATHAPSCRLTAAEIAEARERLGRLLAIAQASLDRLFLAVGGVGCSVLLADADGTVVDRRGARGDDSTFDSWGLWIGAVWSERHEGTNAIGTCLVEKRPLTIDRDQHYLTRNARLFCTTAPIFDEHGQLKAALDVSSCRADLTEGFGRLIATTVADAARLIEAENFRQAFPHARIVLTPDSERDINSMLAVDGNDLVVGATRAARRALGLSASALARPVPAGDLIKGVPAAGDDIDAAERAVLKRALARAGGNVSRAAKELDMSRATLHRKMKRLGLER